One Spinacia oleracea cultivar Varoflay chromosome 4, BTI_SOV_V1, whole genome shotgun sequence DNA segment encodes these proteins:
- the LOC130472398 gene encoding uncharacterized protein, translated as MQSNPTGRGGKTRKRLSLTSGRSDPTKKSKAAGGDDVSAAVDNYEFPVDDILKKTADSAVAVHPSPQPSIEILDVEGGGGENEAPLQHCATSAAVTGGNSSMPPVSRSENRSGDSRLNYHLPLHTGGWIEDTPFKIPEAMKSWFGSSGGEPTDQFYPHIDLLCGESVATDSAKDGGDLGYRAFRDLITPADRPQGQIDALAAQHFNDLYKAVQSSMDLYNVYRWNQMQLTQNSIDIAELKKRAEAAESALKDNEKKLETASSDLEAANKRLEDVEPKLKAETERANGLTQELADLNQSLPG; from the exons ATGCAATCTAATCCAACCGGCCGTGGTGGGAAGACTCGAAAGAGGTTGTCACTTACTAGTGGGCGCTCTGACCCCACTAAGAAGTCTAAGGCTGCTGGCGGCGATGATGTTTCGGCTGCTGTTGACAACTACGAATTCCCCGTTGACGATATTCTCAAAAAGACGGCTGATTCTGCTGTTGCGGTTCACCCGTCTCCGCAGCCGTCCATTGAGATTTTGGACGTGGAAGGTGGTGGCGGCGAGAATGAGGCTCCACTTCAGCACTGTGCCACGTCGGCCGCTGTGACAGGGGGTAATTCTAGTATGCCCCCTGTTAGTCGTAGTGAGAATCGATCTGGTGATTCTCGGCTGAATTATCATCTGCCGCTTCATACCGGCGGTTGGATTGAGGATACACCCTTTAAGATCCCGGAAGCAATGAAGTCATGGTTCGGGTCTTCTGGGGGCGAACCCACCGACCAGTTCTACCCACACATTGATCTGCTATGTGGGGAGTCGGTGGCGACCGATTCTGCTAAGGACGGTGGGGATTTGGGCTACCGTGCTTTTCGGGATCTGATAACTCCTGCTGACAGGCCACAGGGTCAGATTGACGCCCTTGCTGCTCAGCATTTCAACGATTTGTACAAG gCTGTTCAATCCAGCATGGATTTGTATAATGTCTATCGTTGGAACCAGATGCAGCTGACGCAGAATAGTATTGATATTGCCGAGCTGAAGAAGCGGGCTGAGGCGGCTGAATCTGCTTTGAAGGATAACGAGAAGAAGTTGGAGACTGCTTCTTCAGATTTGGAGGCGGCGAACAAAAGGCTGGAAGATGTCGAGCCGAAGTTGAAGGCTGAAACTGAGAGAGCAAACGGTCTGACTCAGGAGCTGGCTGATCTTAACCAGAGTTTGCCTGGGTGA